Part of the bacterium genome, CCCTTGGCGGTCCGGCGACTGGAAGAGGAGGAGGCCGACCTGGCCTTTCTGGCGGTGCGGCCGCCGGGCCACCACGCCCGCTCGGCCACGGCGATGGGGTTCTGCCTGTTCAACAGCGCGGCGGTCACGGCGGCCATGCTGGTGGAGCGGGGCTGCAAGGTGGCGATCATGGACTGGGACGTCCACCACGGCAACGGCACCGAGGAGATGTTCGAGCATGAAGAGGACGTCCTGTACATCTCGACGCACCAGTATCCGTTCTACCCGGGCACCGGGGGCATCGTCGACATGACCGCCCACCGGGGCGCCGCCACCATCCTGGACCTGCCCCTGCCGCCCGGAACCGCCGGCGACCTCTACCGCCGGGCCTTCGAGGAGTTGATCCTGCCGGTGATCTCGCAGTTCGGCCCCGACTGGCTGCTGGTCAGCGCCGGCTACGACGCCCACGCGGCCGATCCCCTGGCAAGCCTGCGGCTGCTCGCGTCCGACTATGCCTACATGTCCCGAGCCCTCATCGCGCTGACCCCTCCGGGCCGCACCATCTGCTTCCTGGAGGGTGGGTACGACCTGGACGCCATCACGGCCTCGGTCAGCGCCACCCTGGCGGGCGCGGCCGGCATGGCCGTCCCCGACGAGGAGCACCGCTTCCGCTCCTCCGAGCTCGCCTTCGCAACCCTGGATGCGGTGAGGGCGGAGGCTGCCAAGGTGTGGGACCTCGGCTGATCCGAGATGGTTCCCGAGCGCCTGAACTGGCTGAACAGCGGCATCAGCCGCGAGCTGGCCGATCTCTTCACGGCCGCGGGCCACGAGATCCACCTCGTGGGCGGCTCGGTGCGCGATGCCCTGCTGGGCCGGAAGTCGACCGATCTCGACTTCGCCACCAGCGCCCGGCCCCACCAGATGGAGCCGCTCCTCAGGGACTGGGCGGATCAGCTGTTCACCGTGGGCGAGCGGTTCGGGACGATCGGCCTGATCCGCAGCGGGGTGCGGTGCGAGATAACCACCTTCCGCGCCGAGACCTACCGGCCCGACAGCCGCCATCCGGAGGTCATCTTCGGCGATTCGATCGAGGGCGACCTGGGGCGGAGGGACTTCACGGTCAACGCCATCGCCCTGCAGCTCGGACTCGACACCCCGTCCCTCGTAGATCCGTTCAACGGTGTCGCCGACCTGGCCACCCGGACATTGCGCACACCGAGCGGTCCCGACGTCTCGTTCTCGGACGATCCGCTCCGGATGGTCCGGCTGTTCCGGTTCATGGCGCAGTTGGGCTTCTATCCCGACCGGCCGGAGCTCGAGGCGGTGGAGCGCCTCCGGGAGCGCCTCCAGACGATCAGTGCGGAGCGGATCCGGGACGAGTTCTCCAAGCTGGTGGTGGCCGACGGCGCGGCGCCCGCCCTCTCCGTGATGGTCGAGTCCGGGCTGGCGGCCGAGTTCGTCCCCGAGGTTCCGGCGCTGGCCATGACCGAGGACCCGGACCACCGCCACAAGGACGTGCTGGCCCATTCCCTGGCGGTGATGGCCAAGACGGAATCCGACCTGGTCCTCCGGCTGGCCGCCCTCTTCCACGACGTAGGGAAGCCCTCCACCCGCCGCTTCGAGGGTCCCAGGGTGACCTTCCACCACCACGAGGTGGTGGGCGCCCGGATGACCCGCCGCCGCCTGCGGAAGTTGCGCTATCCGAACGAGATCGTCAATGACGTGGCGGAGCTCGTGTTCCTCCATATGCGGGCTCATACCTTCAAGATGGGCTGGACCGATTCGGCGGTGCGCCGCTACGTGCGGGACGCGGGCGAGCTGCTGCCGCGGCTCAACGAGCTGGCTCGGTGCGATGTCACCACCCGGAGCGACCGGCGGGCCCGCCGGATCCAGCGGCAGATCGACGAGCTGGAGGAGCGGATCGAGGTGCTCCGCGCCAAGGAGGAGTTGGATGCGCTCCGGCCGCCTATCGACGGTTTCGATGTCATGGATTACCTGGGCATCGGACCCGGTCCGGCAGTCGGGGCGGTGCTGAACATGCTGCTCGAGAAGCGGATCGACCAGGGTCCCTTCGCCCGGGCCGAGGCCTTCGGTGACGTGAGGCGCTGGGCCGTCGAGCAGGGGCTACCGGACCCGGGAGAACCCCCGCCCGAGACCGCCTCGGAACGCTCCTAACCCAGCACGCCGGGTGCCTGGCCGGTGCGTCTGAGCAGACGCTAGGTATCGCCACCTTCGAAATGCGCGCCTCAGCCCGCCTGTGAAGCTTCGGCAAGAGGAGACGCAGGTTTTCGGATATGAGCGATCTAACATCATTGGTAGCCATGCTCACCGATGCCCCCGCACTTGGGGGACACCTGGTATGAGATCCGCGCAGTCGGCAATACTGATGGCGACCGCGATGGCACCAGTGACAGATTCACATTCCAGCTCGACAAGGCGCTTGGCCCGGGTTCATGGACGCTCCATGTGGGTACCGAGGAATTCACCGTGTGGGGCCACTCACCGTCCATCGGCTGGGGCCGCCTAGGCGGCATCAACCTGGGCTGGACGGCGGGGCAGCAAGTGACCCTGCGGCTGGAGAAGACTTCCTAGCGCGAGGCGGTTGACCGTGCGCAGAGCTACTCCGGTTCCGGTCCCTGTGATCAACATGCGAAGCGCTGGAGAGCGCTTCCCGATCATGATGGGCAACCCCGTCGCCGGATGGAGCATCTTCCCTACGGGTGGCGGTAGCCCGACAGGGGTCCTGTCAACTTGTGGGCGGTTTTGCTCAGGGTCCCAGGACGCAGAACTCGTTGTCCTCCGGGTCGGTCATCAACACCCACCTCCCCACCGGCTCGTCGAAACGCTCTATCTCGGTGGCGCCTCTCTCCACCAGGGCCGCGATCATGGCTTCCCGGTCGCGGTTCTGCTCCTCGACGGGCAGGGATGGGTCCACAACGTCGATGTCCAAGTGCCAGCGGTTCTTGACGGCCTTTCCCTCCGGCACTTTCTGGAACAGGATGCGGGATCCGATCCCGTGAGGGTCGATGACCGCTGAGTATCGCTCCCGGTCCTCGGTGGACAGGTTCATGGCGTCGGCGAAGGCCTCCCAAGTCTTGAAGCCTTCTGGCGGGGGCTGGAGAACATATCCCAGCGCAAAGGCCCAGAACTCG contains:
- a CDS encoding VOC family protein, with product EFWAFALGYVLQPPPEGFKTWEAFADAMNLSTEDRERYSAVIDPHGIGSRILFQKVPEGKAVKNRWHLDIDVVDPSLPVEEQNRDREAMIAALVERGATEIERFDEPVGRWVLMTDPEDNEFCVLGP
- a CDS encoding histone deacetylase, with product PLAVRRLEEEEADLAFLAVRPPGHHARSATAMGFCLFNSAAVTAAMLVERGCKVAIMDWDVHHGNGTEEMFEHEEDVLYISTHQYPFYPGTGGIVDMTAHRGAATILDLPLPPGTAGDLYRRAFEELILPVISQFGPDWLLVSAGYDAHAADPLASLRLLASDYAYMSRALIALTPPGRTICFLEGGYDLDAITASVSATLAGAAGMAVPDEEHRFRSSELAFATLDAVRAEAAKVWDLG
- a CDS encoding CCA tRNA nucleotidyltransferase — its product is MVPERLNWLNSGISRELADLFTAAGHEIHLVGGSVRDALLGRKSTDLDFATSARPHQMEPLLRDWADQLFTVGERFGTIGLIRSGVRCEITTFRAETYRPDSRHPEVIFGDSIEGDLGRRDFTVNAIALQLGLDTPSLVDPFNGVADLATRTLRTPSGPDVSFSDDPLRMVRLFRFMAQLGFYPDRPELEAVERLRERLQTISAERIRDEFSKLVVADGAAPALSVMVESGLAAEFVPEVPALAMTEDPDHRHKDVLAHSLAVMAKTESDLVLRLAALFHDVGKPSTRRFEGPRVTFHHHEVVGARMTRRRLRKLRYPNEIVNDVAELVFLHMRAHTFKMGWTDSAVRRYVRDAGELLPRLNELARCDVTTRSDRRARRIQRQIDELEERIEVLRAKEELDALRPPIDGFDVMDYLGIGPGPAVGAVLNMLLEKRIDQGPFARAEAFGDVRRWAVEQGLPDPGEPPPETASERS